The nucleotide sequence AAGCTTCCTCAAGTTCCATTTTAGATATACTGAGCATTCTAACTTCTTCCTTTGTCATAGGGATACCATTTTCCCTTATAAATTCAGAATCTTTTATGTAAAACATATCTTTTCCTCTCATACTTAAAATTTAATCTAAATCAAGGTTTTCAATAACTACAACACATAAATCACTGCAGCTTATACCGTTTAGACCTTTTATATAAACCTCTGTTATCTTTTCATCTTCATAAGACAAATTCTCACCTATACACATCTTTGCATTTATGTTACCTCGATTTAATTTATCAATTATATATCCAGGTGAGTGCCTGGCATCAGTAAGCCATATTGATATTTTATTTTTTTCGACTGCCTCCAAAAATTCATCTTCTCTTCCATGAAGACTTCCAAGAAAACTTCCCTGCCAACTCATGCAAAGTTTTGCCATCATATATTGAAACGAACTAATCCCCGGAATAACATGAATTTCTCCATCATAATTATTTTTAATATAATTTGTAATTCCGTAAAAAAGTGGGTCTCCAGATGCTGCTATAGATACAGTTTTATCTTTATACTCATTTATATAATCAATTATTTCGGACAACCTTCTTACAATGATTTTTTTGCCACATAAAAAATGCAAACTATCAATTGCCCTGTGGAATCCAAGTATAACATCTGATTTTTTCATTATATCTACGGCTTTCGGGAGCACATACTCCTCACTTCCCGGCCCTATACCAATTATATATATTCCCACATTAATCCCACCTACTCAAAATAATCTAATCTTTAGCACGAATACTGCTATAAAGCACACCTTTTCCCATTGAATACATTATCACATCTGCTTTTATGGTATTATAAGTATATTGTTCTATCCTATTTTTTATTTTTTCTCCAATATTTTCGTAAAGTTTATCGTATCCTCCTCCAAGAAGTTCAACAGCTCCCTCTGTAGTTTTTTCATTATATACTTTTCTCACTATATTAGTATCTGCACCCATAAGTGCAAGTTCAAGGGCAATTGTCTCCAATCTGACATCACATACCCTGCTGTGAGTATTAAAACATCCAGATGCCAGTTTACACAACTTGCCTATATGTCCTACTACCAGTATCTTAGATATTTTCTTTTCGGAGCATACATTCAAAGCAAATCCTATATAATTTGAGCATATTACCATTTTATCCTTATCTAATCTAAGCTTACATGCCATATTTTCTCCCATACTTCCAAATAAAAGTATAAGATCCTTTTTT is from Clostridium fermenticellae and encodes:
- the cbiE gene encoding precorrin-6y C5,15-methyltransferase (decarboxylating) subunit CbiE, with protein sequence MNVGIYIIGIGPGSEEYVLPKAVDIMKKSDVILGFHRAIDSLHFLCGKKIIVRRLSEIIDYINEYKDKTVSIAASGDPLFYGITNYIKNNYDGEIHVIPGISSFQYMMAKLCMSWQGSFLGSLHGREDEFLEAVEKNKISIWLTDARHSPGYIIDKLNRGNINAKMCIGENLSYEDEKITEVYIKGLNGISCSDLCVVVIENLDLD